Genomic window (Candidatus Methylomirabilota bacterium):
CGCCGCGGGCGGCGAGCACATGGCCGTCGTGGACCGGAGCGCCATCGTCGACATCCTGCGCTTCTGTCGTGACGACGAGCGCCTGGCCTTCACGATGCTCACCGACCTGACCGCGGTCGACTACCTCAACTATCCCGGCCGCGAGGATGGGCCGCGCTTCGAGGTCGTCTACCAGCTCTACTCCCTGCAGCACAACCACCGGCTGCGATTGAAAATCTGTGTCGACGAGGACGACGCCGTCGTGCCGACCGCCGTGCCGCTCTGGCCCATCGCCAACTGGCTGGAGCGCGAGGTGTGGGACATGTTCGGCATCCGCTTCGAGGGGCACCCCGACCGGCGCCGGCTCCTCCTCTACGAGGAATTCGTCGGGCACCCGCTCCGCAAGGACTACCCCGTCAATCGGCGGCAGCCGCTCATCGGGCCCAAGATCTGACATGGCGACGCGAGCCACGACCACGCGCGAGTTCATGCTGGGCGAGGGAGCCGGCACCGGGGCGGGCCGCCAGACGATCCAGGTCGGCGTGGGGCCCGCGCATCCCGCCATGCACGGGATCATCCGCATCCTCACCGAGCTGGACGGCGAGGTCATCGTCAAGTCCGACGTGGAGATCGGCTATCTGCACCGTGCCTTCGAGAAGGACTGCGAGGCCGGGCCCTACAACAACGCGATTCCGTACACCGATCGCCTCAACTACGTATCGCCCCTCATCAACAACTTCGGCTACTGCGCGGCCGTGGAGAAGCTGCTGGGCATCGCCATCACCGAGCGCTGCCAGTACATCCGCGTGATCATGGCCGAGGTCTCACGGATCTGTGACCACCTCACCTGCATCGGAGCCTCGGCGATGGAGCTCGGGGCCTTCACGGTCTTCCTCTACATGATCAAGGCCCGGGAGTTCTTGTGGGAGCTGGTCGAGGAGGTCACCGGGGCCCGCCTCACCATTTCCTACGGCCGGGTGGGAGGCGTGAAGGCCGACCTGCCGCCCGGCTTCGGCGAGCGGATGCGCGCGGCCTTCAAGCAGGTGCGCGACGTCCTGGAGGAGGTCCACCGCCTGCTCACCGGCAACCGGATCTTCATGGATCGCATGGTCGGGGTGGGCGCGCTCTCCCGTGAGGAGACGATCGCCTACGCCATCACCGGTCCGCTGCTCCGCGCCGTCGGCGTGGGCTACGACGTGCGCCGGGCCCAGCCCTACGACGCCTACGATCGGGTCGACTTCGAGATCCCCACGCAGACCGCCGGCGACAACTATGCCCGCTACCTGGTTCGCATGGCCGAGATGGAACAGTCCATGCGCATCGCCGAGCAGGCCCTGGACCAGTTGCCCGGGGGGCCCATCCAGGTGGACTTCGAGGGCCGACCGGTCGATCCCGCCCACTACGTAGACCGGGGCAAGCAGGGGAAAACCGAGGGGCTGCTGCTCCTGCCCATCGCATTGTCGCCCAACCTGCGCGGCTCGGAGCGGCCTGCGCACGAGCGCGTGAACGTGGCCGACAAGCGGGTGGTGCTACCCCCCAAGGAAGCGACGTACGGCTCCATCGAGGGGCTGATGAACCATTTCATGTTGATCATGGAGGGCTACGGCATCCGCCCCCCCCGGGGCGAGACCTACGTCGCGGTCGAGGGGGCCAACGGCGAGCTCGGGTTCTACGTCGTCTCGGACGGCAGCGACCGTCCCTACCGGGTGCGCTG
Coding sequences:
- a CDS encoding NADH-quinone oxidoreductase subunit D, translated to MATRATTTREFMLGEGAGTGAGRQTIQVGVGPAHPAMHGIIRILTELDGEVIVKSDVEIGYLHRAFEKDCEAGPYNNAIPYTDRLNYVSPLINNFGYCAAVEKLLGIAITERCQYIRVIMAEVSRICDHLTCIGASAMELGAFTVFLYMIKAREFLWELVEEVTGARLTISYGRVGGVKADLPPGFGERMRAAFKQVRDVLEEVHRLLTGNRIFMDRMVGVGALSREETIAYAITGPLLRAVGVGYDVRRAQPYDAYDRVDFEIPTQTAGDNYARYLVRMAEMEQSMRIAEQALDQLPGGPIQVDFEGRPVDPAHYVDRGKQGKTEGLLLLPIALSPNLRGSERPAHERVNVADKRVVLPPKEATYGSIEGLMNHFMLIMEGYGIRPPRGETYVAVEGANGELGFYVVSDGSDRPYRVRCRPPCLPPMAALHRMIEGQMVADLIPTFGSVNMIGGELDR
- a CDS encoding NADH-quinone oxidoreductase subunit C, yielding MDSAAIVGLLRERGGAAVVDVPAAGGEHMAVVDRSAIVDILRFCRDDERLAFTMLTDLTAVDYLNYPGREDGPRFEVVYQLYSLQHNHRLRLKICVDEDDAVVPTAVPLWPIANWLEREVWDMFGIRFEGHPDRRRLLLYEEFVGHPLRKDYPVNRRQPLIGPKI